TTTTCCTGAAGATGTATCCAATGTTGCCGCCAGTGCCACTCCTGCAGGCGGGGCGACGGCAGGTGATAATATTCAAGCACGTAGGTGGCCAGGGCACTCTGATCATCGTCCTGGATATTGACATTTTTATACTCGCTGCCCACCACCTGCAGATCCTTGTCATCCACAAAGTCGTTGAGAAACGCCTCCCTGGCCGATGGAGCCAGATAGCCTGCCGCCGTCTGATAATCTTTCCAGCGCATCGACTCGCTGAACCCCTTCAGCAGGTTCGGCAGATCGGCGCCGATTTTAGGTGCAGGTAGACACCCCACCACCAGCAGCAGCGGCAATAACAACAGAACATGGCGCAAAGACATCGGATCTCCTGGTCAGCCGCGGCAGGGATGTTCCTGTTCGGCGGAAGTTCGCAAGCTATGAATGGTGGCCGCGTAGTCAGCACTGTTGAACACGGCGCTGCCGGCCACGAAGACATCAGCCCCGGCGGCGGCAATGCTGCCAATGTTATCAGTCTTGACGCCGCCGTCCACCTCCAGCTCGATAGCCAGTCCGAGCTCGTCGATTCGACGCCGCAGCTGGGCGATCTTCGGCAGGCAACTGTCGATGAACGACTGTCCGCCAAAGCCCGGATTGACGGTCATCAACAGCACCAGGTCCAGATCGGGCAGGATCATATCGAGAGTACAGAGCGGCGTGGCCGGGTTCAATGACACCCCGGCTTTCTTGCCGAGGGACTTGATCAGCTGCACGGTGCGATGCAGATGCTTTTCAGCTTCAGCATGAACGACAATCAGATCCGCGCCGGCCTTGGCGAAATCAGGAATATAGCGGGACGGATTTTCGATCATCAGGTGGACATCAAGGGGCAGTTCGGTCACCGGCCGGACAGCTTCGACAATCAGCGGTCCAATGGTGATATTCGGGACGAAATGACCATCCATGACATCGATATGAACATAATCGGCGCCAGCCCGGTCAATGGCCTTGATCTCGTCCCCCAGTCGGGCGAAATCAGCGGAAAGAATAGAAGGAGCTATTTTAATCATCAGCCTATCCGATTGAAAAAGTGTCTGCGGCCCGACCGCGGCGGACCCGGGGCCCGCAATCAGGTGAAACGATCCAGGCACAACTCTATTTCTACCGCGCGCAGGGCGTTAATTGCAACGCCGAAAACGTGCCGCAAAGAAGGCGTCCATACCGTCGTGACGGTGAGGATAAGTCCGCATGGTCCCCGTTGTGGTAAACAGGTCCTGCCAGGCCGGAAACTCGGTACGAAGATCCTCAAGCGCAAAGTCCGGATGCGCGACGAGAAAATCTTCCACCACCTCATCCGTCTCACAGTGGCTGAAGGTACAGAGCGAATACAGCAGCAACCCGCCCGGTCTGACCAGGGTGGCGACATTGTTCAGCAGCAGCTGCTGCAACGCAGCCAGGTCCCTGAGGTTAGCCGAGGATTTGTTCCAGCGCCCTTCCGGATTACGCCGCAGCACCCCGAGCCCGCTGCAGGGGGCATCGAGCAGGACCCGATCAAAACTCTGCGGCTCCAGGAATTCCGGTAACCGGGTCAGATCGCATTCGGCCGCGGTCACCGTCGGACAGCCCAACCTTGCCACCCCCTGACGGATCAGTTCAACCCGCTGCGGATATTTATCCAGCGCGATGATTTCGGCCCGGTTGTCAGTCAAAGCGGCCAACGCAGTGGTTTTCCCGCCCGGTGCGGCGCAGGCATCGAGGATGCGCTGAGCGGGCCGGGCATTGAGCAGTTCGGCGGTCAGCATGCTCGCTTCATCCTGCACCTGATACCAACCCTGCTCATCCCCCGGCAGCGGCTGTTCGCCGCGCTGCTCGACAATCACCCCGGCGCCGGCATAACGGCAGGGGCGCGCCTGATGCCCGGCGGCCTGCAAGGCCTGCAGAAAAGCATCCCGGTCGATTTTCAGGGTATTCACCCGCAGGGTCAGCGGCGGCGCGACGGTCAGGCTTTCCCCCAACGCCTGCGCCTCGGCGTTCGGCAGCTGGCGCATGACCTCTTTGGTCAGCCAGACCGGCATACTGCAGACATGCTGCAGATAAGGCTTGATCTTGGCCGGCGGCGGCCAGGGGATCTCCGCCCGCCCCCGTTCCAGGGCACGCAAAACCCCATTGACCAACCCGGTCACCTGCTCAAAACCGACTTCGCGGGCCAGGTCAACCGTGGAGCTGACCGCTGCATGGGCCGGCACCCGGTCCAGCTCCAGTAATTGATAACTGCCCAGCCGCAACAGCCACAACACTTCCGGCTGCAAACGTTTGAGGGGCTGGCTGCAGAATTGAGCCAGGGCGAAATCGAGCCGCCCCTGCAAACGCAGAATCCCGTAAACCAGTTCAGTCAGCAGGCGTTTATCACGCCCGTCCAAAGTGGAACGGTTGAGAGCCGCATCCAGCACCATGTCTGCATAAGCTCCGTCGGCCACCCGGAGGAGAATTTCATACGCTGCCCGTCGCGGGCTGTCATCAGGTCGTAAAGTCAATGGTTTTTCTTCTCAATTGGTTGCTACCGAAAGGGTTGAAAATCTTCCCGGAATACTGTCCTGGCGAAAGTGTCCTGAAGTTAACCACAGCAACAGAAAAAATAAAAGAACCGATAGCTTTGCCGGCCAGGGTTCTTTTATTTTTTCCGAAACCGCTCAGCAGAGCGGCAAGTCGTCTTTTAAGCCATCATTCAAAGGCCTATTGCTCGTTCACAAAAGTAACGGAACAGGGCAATTTGCGCAGGATAGCTTCATTCTCACGCCCGAAAAAGAAGTGTTCCAGGCGCCATTCCGGATGGGAAGGAAGCACCAGCAGATCAATCTTCTCCGCTTCGACCAGCTTGAACAGCTCATCAATCAACTTACCCTCGCGGACCAGCACCTCGACCTTGATTCCCTTTTCCCGGGCCGCCTTGACCATCTGGCCGATCTTCTTCTTGGTTTCGTCAAGCATTTGCTGATAGCCATCTTCCACCATCTGCTTGGGGATCGGCAGGTTCCAGCCTTCCAGACCGAACACATTATGATAGGTATGCAGGACCGAGAGTTCCGAGCCGAATTTTTCCGCCATCATGGTGCCGAAACGGACTGCCTTACGACATTCCTGGGTTGACTGACAGACGACTAAGACTTGTTTTAATTCATTCATAATATTCCTCCATAACAGTTACGGAGCCTGCGCCGTATCAGAGCAGAGCGCAGGCTCCGGCTCATTGCTTGGTCAGGATGAAAAATGTTCCCTGGGACTCCCGACAACCCCTGTGGAACGTTGCTGTCCCGCGTCCAGCCGGTTATACAAAAAGAGTTTGGCCCGGTCCTCGACGAGGAACCAGAACAGGCAGTAAATCCACACATAACCG
This genomic window from Pelobacter seleniigenes DSM 18267 contains:
- a CDS encoding universal stress protein, with product MNELKQVLVVCQSTQECRKAVRFGTMMAEKFGSELSVLHTYHNVFGLEGWNLPIPKQMVEDGYQQMLDETKKKIGQMVKAAREKGIKVEVLVREGKLIDELFKLVEAEKIDLLVLPSHPEWRLEHFFFGRENEAILRKLPCSVTFVNEQ
- the rsmB gene encoding 16S rRNA (cytosine(967)-C(5))-methyltransferase RsmB, encoding MTLRPDDSPRRAAYEILLRVADGAYADMVLDAALNRSTLDGRDKRLLTELVYGILRLQGRLDFALAQFCSQPLKRLQPEVLWLLRLGSYQLLELDRVPAHAAVSSTVDLAREVGFEQVTGLVNGVLRALERGRAEIPWPPPAKIKPYLQHVCSMPVWLTKEVMRQLPNAEAQALGESLTVAPPLTLRVNTLKIDRDAFLQALQAAGHQARPCRYAGAGVIVEQRGEQPLPGDEQGWYQVQDEASMLTAELLNARPAQRILDACAAPGGKTTALAALTDNRAEIIALDKYPQRVELIRQGVARLGCPTVTAAECDLTRLPEFLEPQSFDRVLLDAPCSGLGVLRRNPEGRWNKSSANLRDLAALQQLLLNNVATLVRPGGLLLYSLCTFSHCETDEVVEDFLVAHPDFALEDLRTEFPAWQDLFTTTGTMRTYPHRHDGMDAFFAARFRRCN
- the rpe gene encoding ribulose-phosphate 3-epimerase, translating into MIKIAPSILSADFARLGDEIKAIDRAGADYVHIDVMDGHFVPNITIGPLIVEAVRPVTELPLDVHLMIENPSRYIPDFAKAGADLIVVHAEAEKHLHRTVQLIKSLGKKAGVSLNPATPLCTLDMILPDLDLVLLMTVNPGFGGQSFIDSCLPKIAQLRRRIDELGLAIELEVDGGVKTDNIGSIAAAGADVFVAGSAVFNSADYAATIHSLRTSAEQEHPCRG